One Acanthochromis polyacanthus isolate Apoly-LR-REF ecotype Palm Island chromosome 6, KAUST_Apoly_ChrSc, whole genome shotgun sequence DNA segment encodes these proteins:
- the cd34 gene encoding uncharacterized protein cd34: protein MAASMWRMNGLCRRMAGVLVLCTLLLSCQVMCQEDTVEVQTRAPATDASGVAGATDPGDTSGATAAATPDAPAAPTGTAGGDSGASAAPGGSSFVTVIVNTALNPDVPGGDASVVTAAPVDVKDPVAVTEKVVKAVVPDVTCVGEDHGPETKAVEAVVDTKDCEETKLIIQQNPAAWCNKETCQLEVFQDGNKVSVTSSDADERILRSALHSKNLKDKLGLQETKSSNYSVFVGILITGLLAALALTLGYFKCQRRPDTKGVKLAEEAYPVDQENQGNTLVSVAPLNPPPETPEKPSVNGESPEAAKTQPSPPTNGHSTTKTADTEL, encoded by the exons ATGGCTGCATCCATGTGGAGAATGAATGGGCTCTGCAGAAGGATGGCTGGAGTTCTGGTGCTCTGTACTCTGCTACTTAGCT GTCAGGTGATGTGTCAAGAAGATACAGTAGAAGTTCAAACACGTGCACCAGCTACAGACGCCAGTGGTG TGGCAGGTGCTACAGACCCCGGTGACACTTCAGGTGCTACTGCAGCTGCCACTCCAGATGCACCTGCTGCTCCCACTGGTActgcaggaggagactctggtgCTTCTGCTGCTCCTGGAGGTAGCTCATTCGTAACTGTCATTGTGAACACGGCCCTCAATCCCGACGTACCGGGTGGAGACGCCTCAGTGGTGACCGCTGCCCCTGTTGATGTAAAAGACCCAGTTGCCGTCACAGAAAAAGTTGTTAAAGCTGTTGTG CCTGATGTGACGTGTGTTGGAGAGGACCACGGCCCAGAAACTAAAGCTGTCGAGGCTGTAGTAGATACAAAGGACTGT GAGGAAACAAAACTTATTATTCAGCAAAACCCTGCAGCCTGGTGTAACAAGGAAACCTGTCAATTAGAAGTCTTCCAAGATGGCAACAAAGTGTCAGTGACCAGCAGCGATG CTGACGAGAGGATCTTGCGTAGTGCCCTCCACAGTAAAAATTTGAAAGACAAG CTCGGACTGCAAGAGACAAAATCATCAAATTACTCTGTATTTGTGGGAATTCTCATTACTGGCCTGCTTGCTGCTCTTGCCCTCACTCTGGGTTACTTCAAATGCCAACGCAGACCTGACACCAAGGGAGTGAAGCTG GCAGAGGAGGCCTATCCAGTGGATCAGGAGAATCAGGGAAACACTCTTGTGTCTGTGGCCCCTCTCAACCCCCCTCCCGAAACCCCGGAGAAGCCCAGCGTAAATGGAGAGTCCCCCGAGGCCGCAAAGACTCAGCCTTCTCCTCCCACCAACGGCCATTCCACCACCAAGACGGCAGACACTGAGCTGTGA